TCTGAAACCAACACATGGGAGAGGAGCACAGTCACAGGCTGCGAGACGGCCTTTTCCATAGTGCAGTTGTGGAAGAAGCGGTTTTGTTGCAGGAACCTGATAGATGCTCGTTGGTCCCCGTAGATAGAGCAGGTGTGCTCATCTGTGAAGTCCCTCAGGGAGTCATAACCCCTCAGATCCCAATGCCAGAACACACTGTACATAGAGCAGTCACAGATCAGAGAGTTGTTGTGGAGATAAAGCCCCCGCTGCACCAGCCCTGGCAAAGCTTTGACATCCTCCCAGGGCAAACGGCTCATTCGATTGGACGAGAGGTCCAGCATGGTCAGGAATGGATGACTATGGTCTTGGATGGAGAAGAACGGGAAGTGTGTGAGCTGGTTTAAGCTGAAGTAGACCTTTTTTAAGCTGCTCAGACCAATGAGTGTACTGGCCTCCACTTGAGTGATTTTATTGTTGAAGAGCAGGAGCTCCTCCAGCCTCCACAGCCCCTGGAAGTAGTGCTGCTCCACCACATGCAGCTTGTTAGAGGATAGATCAATGTGCCTGAGGCCAGAGGCATTGTGAAACACCCCATGGCCCAGGACACTGAGCTGATTGTGGGCCATTCGGAGGTTTTCCAGTCGGGGCATTTTGTTGAAGCTGCCTGGACCCAGCCAGGACAGATGGTTGTGGCTGAGGTCGAGGGTGACGGAGAAAGAGGGCAGGGACAGAGGGAGCTTGGCCAGACCACTGGAGCTACAGCTCACTGTGTCAGATATACAAAGGCAAATGGAGGGGCAGGTCTCTTCAGAGACgtggaggagacagagcagcatcagcagaGGTCCTGGATACAGTCCAGAGGTCATGTTTCTGGAAGTTGAATCCTTCAAGGTTTCTGCTCTGTTAAGCTCTCCCTGGTTAgataaaaaatgagaaaccgcattatatattaaaaagatCCACCTGCTCAGCTGACGTATTAAAATGCCTGTGAGGTTAATACATATAGGAAGCTTTAGAA
This sequence is a window from Paralichthys olivaceus isolate ysfri-2021 chromosome 6, ASM2471397v2, whole genome shotgun sequence. Protein-coding genes within it:
- the LOC109635042 gene encoding LOW QUALITY PROTEIN: amphoterin-induced protein 3-like (The sequence of the model RefSeq protein was modified relative to this genomic sequence to represent the inferred CDS: deleted 1 base in 1 codon), translating into MTSGLYPGPLLMLLCLLHVSEETCPSICLCISDTVSCSSSGLAKLPLSLPSFSVTLDLSHNHLSWLGPGSFNKMPRLENLRMAHNQLSVLGHGVFHNASGLRHIDLSSNKLHVVEQHYFQGLWRLEELLLFNNKITQVEASTLIGLSSLKKVYFSLNQLTHFPFFSIQDHSHPFLTMLDLSSNRMSRLPWEDVKALPGLVQRGLYLHNNSLICDCSMYSVFWHWDLRGYDSLRDFTDEHTCSIYGDQRASIRFLQQNRFFHNCTMEKAVSQPVTVLLSHVLVSDGDSVHLDCQTSLSRDSTNLSFTWLSPTKGYITQTSINDTLISLFPNGTLEIQAAKVNDSGLYVCTAVDIKQELNATREVNVTVRLPAGETFNTGYTTLLGCVVTMVFILIYLYLTPCRCSCCKQPKPPVIPIASYDPSTLTSVFSHSTGDHSKIQTNKHVAFMEPMLVKKEQNGHLRADSE